Proteins encoded within one genomic window of Alteribacter populi:
- a CDS encoding 2-methylaconitate cis-trans isomerase PrpF family protein — MGRDFEKIKAAILRGGTSKGVYLMHNELPNDEKHREKVILSLFGSPDVRQIDGLGGADPLTSKVAIIRPSLREDADVDYTFGQVSIDKKHIDYRSNCGNISSGVGPFAIDEGIVPAVEPVTVVRIYNTNTQKIIEAEVQVEDGKSLTIGNCYIPGVPNPGARIMLNFLNSGGSKTGKTLPTGNPKDTITLENGRIIDVSIVDASTPAVFVRAFDIGLTGIETPEQIESDPERLELLEEIRATGAYMLGLVKTKKEAKLISQSVPKIIFVSPPQSYQGINGMEIAEGNINFNARAMAMGKMHKAFAVTGGICTSTASLIEGTVVNEVSEYRQGEGIKIGHPTGTMDFSIEIEYVGGQYHVTRSAVARTSRRIMDGFAYIPAKVLGNEASSAHQKKEETV; from the coding sequence ATGGGGCGGGACTTTGAAAAAATAAAGGCAGCGATCTTAAGAGGTGGTACTAGTAAAGGTGTGTATCTGATGCACAATGAACTCCCAAATGATGAGAAGCATCGGGAAAAAGTAATACTTTCATTATTTGGAAGCCCAGACGTTCGTCAGATAGATGGGCTAGGGGGAGCAGATCCTTTAACAAGCAAAGTGGCCATCATAAGACCATCTCTTCGCGAAGATGCGGATGTGGATTATACATTTGGTCAGGTATCCATTGACAAAAAACACATTGATTATCGTAGTAACTGTGGGAACATTTCTTCAGGCGTTGGCCCTTTTGCGATTGATGAAGGAATAGTACCTGCAGTTGAACCGGTTACGGTGGTTAGAATATATAATACAAATACCCAAAAGATCATTGAAGCAGAAGTACAGGTGGAAGATGGTAAATCACTGACCATTGGTAATTGCTATATTCCAGGTGTTCCCAATCCTGGAGCAAGAATTATGCTTAACTTTTTGAATTCTGGTGGGTCTAAAACTGGAAAGACACTACCAACAGGTAATCCAAAAGATACCATTACATTAGAGAATGGAAGAATCATTGATGTCAGTATTGTGGATGCTTCAACTCCAGCAGTTTTTGTAAGGGCTTTTGATATTGGTCTGACAGGTATTGAAACTCCTGAACAAATAGAAAGCGATCCCGAACGATTGGAGCTATTAGAAGAAATACGTGCAACTGGGGCATATATGCTAGGGCTGGTAAAAACAAAAAAAGAAGCAAAGCTCATTTCTCAGTCTGTGCCAAAAATCATTTTTGTTTCTCCTCCCCAATCCTATCAAGGGATTAATGGTATGGAAATAGCTGAAGGAAATATTAACTTTAACGCCAGAGCAATGGCAATGGGCAAGATGCATAAGGCATTCGCTGTTACAGGGGGAATTTGTACTTCTACTGCTTCCCTGATAGAAGGAACGGTTGTAAATGAGGTGAGTGAATACAGGCAGGGAGAGGGTATTAAAATCGGTCATCCGACAGGGACCATGGATTTTAGTATAGAAATAGAATACGTTGGTGGTCAATATCATGTAACTCGATCAGCGGTAGCGAGAACATCACGCCGAATAATGGATGGGTTTGCTTATATTCCCGCTAAGGTATTAGGGAATGAGGCTTCTAGTGCACATCAAAAAAAAGAAGAAACTGTATGA
- the tcuA gene encoding FAD-dependent tricarballylate dehydrogenase TcuA: protein MQNTNEKYDVIVVGAGNAALCAAISARENGAKVLVLEKGPKHKRGGNSFFTDGAIRFAYKDKEALAEIIPELKGEGGENIGIPPYESKDFYNDLMEVTEGKSDPKLANQLVSKSYETIKWMKQQGVEFELNENQVFEKDGKRQFWGGLPVKTYRKGIGLIERLIEKAREMNIDIMYEACAVKLQVEAGKIAGLTVKEKGKEEHTVSANSVILACGGFEANKEKRMKHIGEQWENAVVRGTEYNTGDGLEMAFAIGAQSRGQWDGCHAHTTDYNAPTVGDFNKPGDIYKKSSYPLGLIINKKGQRFVDEGADFRNYTYAKYGKETLKQPNQLAYQLFDSQVRSLLRKEYDLEEATCIKADTIEDLAEKMNVDKNEFLKTIKNYNAAVNEGEYNPSIKDGKSTTGITPPKTNWALRFDKGPFYAYPVTCGITFTFGALHVNKCSEVLNEQKAAIPGLFAAGEMVGGLFYHNYPGGSGLMSGAVFGKIAGESATDFSKNRTPEKVEKVF from the coding sequence ATGCAAAATACAAATGAAAAGTATGACGTGATTGTAGTTGGCGCAGGAAATGCTGCTTTATGTGCAGCGATTTCAGCCAGAGAAAATGGAGCTAAGGTTCTTGTATTAGAGAAAGGACCGAAACATAAAAGAGGTGGTAATTCTTTTTTTACTGATGGGGCAATTCGCTTTGCGTATAAAGATAAAGAAGCACTTGCTGAAATCATTCCAGAGCTCAAAGGAGAAGGTGGGGAGAATATTGGAATCCCCCCCTACGAGAGTAAAGACTTCTACAACGATCTGATGGAAGTGACAGAAGGAAAAAGTGATCCAAAACTTGCAAACCAGCTGGTTTCCAAGTCCTATGAAACAATTAAATGGATGAAACAACAAGGTGTGGAATTTGAGCTAAATGAAAATCAGGTGTTTGAAAAGGATGGAAAGAGACAATTTTGGGGTGGACTTCCAGTTAAAACCTATCGGAAGGGTATTGGCTTAATAGAACGATTAATAGAAAAAGCTAGGGAAATGAACATCGATATTATGTACGAAGCTTGCGCCGTAAAATTGCAAGTGGAAGCGGGTAAAATAGCAGGTCTAACTGTGAAAGAAAAAGGCAAAGAAGAACACACAGTTTCTGCAAACTCAGTAATTTTAGCTTGTGGGGGATTTGAAGCAAATAAAGAAAAGCGTATGAAACACATTGGGGAGCAATGGGAAAATGCTGTTGTTCGCGGAACGGAGTACAATACAGGCGATGGACTTGAAATGGCCTTTGCAATTGGAGCTCAGTCGCGGGGACAATGGGATGGATGTCATGCTCATACCACTGACTATAATGCTCCTACTGTTGGTGATTTTAATAAGCCGGGAGATATTTATAAAAAATCCTCCTATCCGCTTGGCCTCATTATTAACAAAAAAGGTCAGCGTTTTGTAGATGAAGGGGCGGACTTCAGGAATTACACTTATGCCAAGTATGGAAAAGAAACATTGAAGCAGCCAAATCAGTTGGCGTATCAGCTCTTTGACTCGCAAGTCCGTTCTTTGCTACGTAAAGAATATGATCTGGAAGAAGCCACCTGTATTAAAGCTGATACCATCGAAGACTTAGCGGAGAAAATGAACGTGGACAAAAACGAATTTTTAAAGACTATCAAAAACTACAATGCGGCGGTTAATGAAGGAGAATACAATCCAAGTATCAAAGATGGAAAATCGACAACTGGTATTACTCCTCCTAAAACGAATTGGGCACTTCGTTTTGATAAAGGACCTTTTTATGCTTATCCGGTCACATGCGGTATTACGTTTACGTTCGGTGCTCTCCATGTAAATAAATGTAGTGAAGTGTTGAATGAACAAAAGGCAGCTATACCTGGACTATTTGCTGCAGGAGAAATGGTTGGGGGTCTTTTCTATCATAATTACCCGGGAGGATCGGGATTAATGTCAGGAGCAGTGTTTGGGAAGATTGCTGGAGAGTCTGCTACAGATTTTTCAAAAAACAGAACTCCTGAGAAGGTAGAAAAAGTGTTTTAA
- a CDS encoding isocitrate/isopropylmalate dehydrogenase family protein encodes MAKYNIAVMEGDGIGPEIVKETMKVLRLAEGLFEGLVIDCHYFPVGLSSFNQYGSTLPDETIAGLKQCDAGILGPLTTHAYNTNNPDMVNASGRLRKQFDLYANVRPARTFPGVSSRFENVDLVIIRENTEGMYADRNLYYNTGEFMTDSDTVLSLRVVTRKGSERLAKVGLDLASARHKKLSIVHKKNVLRQGCGLFYDSCHQVGADYPNVYIDDYHVDAFAMHLVQKPEDFDVIVTTNMFGDILSDQAAGLIGGLGLAPGLNVGDSFLLAQATHGSAPDISGKNLANPISEILSAKMMLEWLSIRNNDQYALDAASLIENGVEETLSRGFKTKDLGGNLSTEEFGDHLIEIIKEVKTNKENAIS; translated from the coding sequence ATGGCTAAATACAACATTGCTGTTATGGAAGGAGACGGAATTGGGCCGGAGATCGTAAAAGAGACTATGAAGGTCTTACGGCTTGCAGAAGGATTGTTTGAAGGGTTGGTTATTGACTGTCATTATTTTCCAGTAGGTCTATCTTCATTTAATCAGTACGGGTCTACGCTACCGGATGAAACTATTGCTGGCTTAAAACAATGTGATGCGGGGATATTAGGTCCGTTGACGACTCATGCTTATAATACAAATAATCCAGATATGGTCAATGCTAGTGGGAGGTTAAGAAAACAATTTGATCTGTACGCAAATGTAAGACCGGCAAGAACATTTCCAGGTGTCTCTTCCCGGTTTGAAAATGTAGATTTGGTAATAATCAGAGAAAACACGGAAGGAATGTATGCAGATCGAAATCTATATTATAACACAGGTGAATTCATGACAGATTCTGATACGGTTCTTTCCCTTCGTGTCGTTACTAGAAAAGGGTCGGAAAGATTAGCAAAAGTTGGACTTGATTTGGCTTCAGCACGGCATAAAAAGCTATCGATTGTCCATAAGAAGAATGTATTACGTCAAGGCTGTGGCTTGTTTTATGACAGTTGCCACCAAGTAGGGGCAGACTATCCAAATGTGTATATAGACGATTATCATGTGGATGCGTTTGCTATGCATCTTGTCCAAAAGCCTGAAGACTTTGATGTCATTGTGACAACCAATATGTTTGGAGATATCCTCTCCGATCAAGCCGCTGGCCTAATTGGAGGTTTGGGGTTGGCTCCGGGTCTTAATGTTGGTGATTCGTTTCTCTTGGCACAAGCTACACATGGGTCAGCTCCTGATATATCAGGAAAAAATTTAGCAAATCCTATATCTGAAATCCTATCAGCGAAAATGATGCTGGAATGGCTCAGCATACGGAATAATGATCAATACGCTTTAGATGCAGCCTCATTAATAGAAAACGGAGTAGAAGAAACATTATCTCGTGGTTTTAAAACAAAAGATCTAGGAGGTAATCTTTCGACAGAGGAATTCGGTGACCACCTGATAGAAATCATTAAAGAGGTGAAGACGAATAAAGAAAACGCCATTTCATAA
- a CDS encoding conserved phage C-terminal domain-containing protein — MRKLKRSVLKEEMLVLTGDFKLAMVLNQMIYWSQYMNDFEHFIEEERKRNQDIKIESLNGWIFKKAEELVDETMINVSGNAMRRYLKTLVKAGWLDERDNPKYKWDHTKQYRVNLVKIQADLFEHGYYLAGYKVDLTSLQKKGSNQQKMDPGTKTSVSGTKAMSSGEQSLGTIPEITSEITLEITTENIPFVAIVNYLNEKTSKNYRAETRKTRELIKARWNENHRLEEFKKVIDNKTTEWLDNPTMNKFLRPATLFGNNFEAYLNQKEVNSETEFERYLKELK, encoded by the coding sequence ATGAGAAAACTGAAAAGGTCGGTGTTAAAAGAAGAGATGTTGGTGTTGACGGGGGACTTCAAACTGGCGATGGTGCTGAACCAGATGATTTACTGGTCGCAGTACATGAATGATTTTGAACATTTCATTGAAGAAGAAAGGAAGCGCAATCAAGATATTAAAATTGAGTCGTTGAATGGATGGATTTTTAAAAAGGCTGAGGAACTCGTGGATGAGACGATGATCAATGTCTCGGGTAATGCCATGAGAAGGTATTTGAAAACATTGGTTAAAGCAGGGTGGCTGGATGAGCGTGATAATCCAAAATACAAATGGGACCACACGAAGCAGTATCGGGTCAATTTGGTTAAAATTCAAGCTGACCTTTTTGAGCATGGCTATTATTTAGCTGGTTACAAAGTGGACCTTACGAGCTTGCAAAAGAAGGGTTCGAACCAACAAAAGATGGATCCAGGTACAAAAACTTCTGTTTCAGGCACAAAAGCGATGTCTTCAGGTGAACAATCTCTTGGAACAATACCAGAGATTACTTCAGAAATTACTTTAGAGATTACTACAGAAAATATACCCTTTGTCGCGATTGTCAATTATTTAAACGAAAAAACTTCAAAGAACTACCGAGCAGAGACGAGAAAGACGAGAGAGTTGATCAAAGCGAGATGGAATGAAAACCACCGACTAGAAGAGTTCAAGAAAGTCATCGATAATAAAACAACTGAATGGCTAGATAATCCAACGATGAATAAATTCCTGCGACCAGCAACGTTGTTTGGTAATAACTTTGAAGCTTACTTAAACCAAAAAGAGGTCAACAGTGAAACGGAGTTTGAGAGATATTTAAAGGAGTTGAAGTAA
- a CDS encoding replicative helicase loader/inhibitor codes for MELKETGRLLQEIDRFYPGKLKLEPATVEAWYRVMKKQDYKKVIRRLDQFVVSSQYPPMIYDLYDRPRPEHNKDVLSQIAEWEAKADGGPVQS; via the coding sequence ATGGAGCTTAAAGAGACAGGGCGTTTGCTGCAGGAAATTGATCGTTTTTATCCGGGAAAATTGAAACTTGAACCAGCTACTGTCGAAGCATGGTATCGTGTCATGAAAAAGCAGGATTACAAAAAGGTGATAAGACGCCTCGACCAATTTGTCGTATCTAGCCAATATCCTCCGATGATTTATGACCTGTATGACCGTCCACGACCGGAACACAACAAGGATGTGTTATCACAAATTGCAGAATGGGAGGCGAAGGCAGATGGTGGACCAGTACAATCTTGA
- a CDS encoding replicative DNA helicase gives MVDQYNLEAEMLLLGCILIDNSIITEVEVRPDQLSIHHQQLLKTMFEIRKQDEEINNATLTERLGSAHMSQLNIGDMIGAVPSPESFKMYERILLRTWKKSQVRKQAQQFLSKTEEVTDEEAVESFLRELKSIEETGMQHVDFVLKEKLIEVYDQALNGVSNRGLHTGFHQYDMLTNGHGNGQLIIVAARPSVGKTAFAINMAMGHMDENAYGHLYSLEMSSEQFLNRMIAAKGRIDSQKMRYPKRRFDSNDWDRYSLSISELSEKNLYLCDQSSVKITEMYANTRKLIRQYPNKQHFIVVDYLQLLQPISNKGNRQEQVTEISRALKTIARDLNIPVIALSQLSRGVESRQNKRPTLADLRESGSLEQDADIVSFLYRDDYYDQETERKNIMEIIIAKQREGPVGTIELGFEKQHNLFVNLGEEAVANDYPASI, from the coding sequence ATGGTGGACCAGTACAATCTTGAAGCAGAAATGCTACTGCTTGGCTGCATTCTTATTGATAACTCGATCATCACCGAGGTGGAAGTCAGGCCAGATCAGCTTTCCATTCACCACCAGCAGCTGTTAAAAACGATGTTTGAAATAAGGAAACAGGACGAGGAGATTAACAATGCGACCCTCACTGAGCGGCTCGGATCTGCTCATATGAGTCAGCTTAACATCGGGGATATGATCGGAGCTGTTCCGTCTCCGGAGTCATTTAAAATGTATGAACGAATTCTGCTACGGACTTGGAAAAAGAGTCAGGTGCGTAAGCAGGCTCAGCAATTTTTGTCCAAAACCGAAGAGGTAACAGATGAGGAAGCTGTAGAAAGCTTTTTGCGGGAACTAAAAAGCATTGAAGAAACCGGAATGCAACACGTTGATTTCGTATTGAAGGAGAAATTGATAGAAGTCTATGATCAGGCACTCAATGGCGTATCCAATCGCGGTTTGCATACGGGGTTTCACCAATACGATATGCTCACGAACGGACACGGGAATGGACAGTTGATTATCGTTGCAGCGAGGCCGTCCGTGGGAAAAACCGCTTTCGCCATCAACATGGCGATGGGACACATGGATGAGAACGCATATGGCCATTTATATTCCCTTGAGATGAGCAGTGAACAGTTTCTCAATCGGATGATCGCAGCGAAAGGTCGGATTGACTCTCAGAAAATGCGTTATCCTAAGAGACGATTCGACTCTAATGATTGGGACCGCTATTCGCTTTCCATTAGCGAATTGTCTGAGAAGAATCTGTACTTGTGTGACCAATCGTCAGTGAAAATTACAGAGATGTACGCAAACACGAGAAAACTGATCCGACAGTACCCCAATAAGCAACACTTCATTGTAGTGGATTATCTTCAGCTTCTGCAGCCCATTTCTAATAAAGGGAATCGTCAGGAACAAGTTACTGAGATTTCCCGCGCGCTTAAAACCATCGCTCGCGATTTAAATATCCCGGTGATTGCCTTATCCCAGCTATCAAGAGGCGTCGAATCACGTCAGAATAAACGCCCGACGCTCGCTGACTTGCGTGAGTCCGGTAGTCTCGAGCAAGATGCAGACATCGTTTCGTTTCTTTACCGCGATGACTATTACGATCAGGAGACGGAGCGGAAAAATATCATGGAAATTATCATTGCTAAACAGCGAGAAGGTCCAGTTGGCACCATAGAGCTTGGGTTTGAAAAGCAGCACAATTTGTTCGTAAATCTTGGTGAGGAGGCGGTGGCCAATGACTATCCGGCAAGTATATAA
- a CDS encoding M14 family zinc carboxypeptidase, whose product MLKKSMACTLTILLVVSFLVYPKTHASGNGPNNNSNQENKIERFTSYEELRSKLTKAEEQSDLLEVEVFGQSVQGRDLNLVKFGNNPDNPTILYITQKHGTAAIPTESALRFIQYLSSNSKEVRDLSEQVNILIVPRLNPDGAEGDVNWDTSNLIDPNGPTRNNANGIDLNRTHNSLSQPETEALHENVLREYDIDFAIDFHTQSANRAIGDDELVSGSMLYPTNSNVKEDVVEQSKKLGSVIYDALENRGHANIAKYESGSTVTSNARNHFPVYYEIPTLLLELRGVTNSPDNPSILGQKSNGHLIEQGLISMKEATSAVADSSIHEADTSFWDTLEEQYTLTIEDILASSNLQLSGPQVTPHQAIKTERFTSNEELKDALIKADDQSDLLEVDVFGQSVQGRDLHLVKFGNNPDNPTLLYITQKHGNEALPTESALRLIQRLSANSKEVRELSEQVNLLIVPRLNPDGAEGDVNWDTSNLLDPNGPTRNNANGIDLNRTHNSLSQPETRALHENILQEYEIDFAIDFHTQTADRAVGDNELVSGSILYPTNSGVKENVLYQSKQIGSVLYHSLENKGYANIAKYDSEGTATSNARNHLPANYDIPTLLFEMRGFTNSPYHTSISGQKSNGNLIEQGVVAMKSVLEASANKSIYEADISFWDALEVQYKLY is encoded by the coding sequence ATGTTAAAAAAATCAATGGCTTGCACACTTACTATCTTGTTGGTAGTTTCATTCCTGGTTTATCCGAAAACTCATGCATCAGGAAATGGTCCAAACAATAATTCAAATCAAGAGAACAAGATTGAAAGGTTTACAAGCTACGAGGAATTAAGAAGTAAGTTGACCAAGGCAGAAGAACAGTCAGATCTACTAGAAGTTGAGGTATTTGGGCAGTCCGTACAGGGACGGGATCTAAACCTTGTTAAGTTCGGTAATAACCCTGATAATCCTACAATCCTTTATATTACTCAAAAACACGGAACGGCGGCAATTCCAACTGAATCGGCTTTACGGTTCATCCAGTATTTATCCTCAAATAGCAAGGAAGTCCGTGATCTTAGTGAACAAGTAAACATTCTGATTGTTCCTCGTTTGAATCCTGACGGAGCAGAGGGGGATGTGAATTGGGATACGTCAAATTTAATAGATCCCAACGGGCCAACACGAAACAATGCTAACGGAATTGATTTAAACCGTACACATAACAGCCTGTCACAGCCTGAAACAGAGGCACTGCATGAAAACGTACTTAGGGAGTATGATATTGATTTTGCCATCGATTTTCACACACAATCAGCGAATCGAGCTATCGGAGACGATGAACTCGTTTCTGGCTCAATGCTATATCCTACAAATTCGAATGTTAAGGAAGACGTCGTTGAGCAATCTAAGAAATTAGGGAGTGTGATTTACGATGCGTTAGAAAACAGAGGACATGCTAATATTGCTAAGTATGAAAGTGGCAGTACCGTTACCTCTAATGCTCGAAACCACTTTCCAGTCTATTATGAAATCCCTACTTTGTTGCTTGAACTAAGAGGGGTTACGAATTCACCTGACAACCCGTCGATTCTTGGACAAAAAAGCAATGGTCATTTAATCGAGCAAGGTTTGATTTCTATGAAAGAAGCCACCTCAGCAGTAGCAGACAGCTCAATCCACGAAGCTGATACAAGCTTTTGGGACACACTTGAGGAGCAATATACGTTGACTATCGAGGATATTTTAGCTTCTTCAAATCTACAGCTTAGTGGTCCTCAAGTAACACCGCATCAGGCGATAAAAACTGAACGTTTTACAAGTAACGAAGAACTCAAGGACGCTTTGATCAAGGCAGATGATCAATCGGATTTACTGGAAGTAGACGTATTTGGTCAGTCGGTCCAGGGGCGTGATCTTCATCTTGTTAAATTTGGTAATAATCCAGACAATCCGACTCTGCTTTATATCACTCAAAAACATGGTAATGAAGCACTACCTACAGAATCAGCTTTACGTCTGATTCAGCGGTTGTCAGCAAATAGCAAGGAAGTCCGTGAACTTAGCGAGCAAGTCAACCTCCTTATCGTACCGCGTTTAAATCCTGATGGGGCAGAGGGTGATGTGAATTGGGATACGTCAAATTTATTAGACCCAAATGGACCAACAAGAAACAATGCGAATGGCATTGACTTGAATCGTACGCACAACAGTCTTTCCCAGCCTGAAACGAGAGCATTGCATGAAAATATTTTACAGGAGTATGAAATTGATTTTGCGATAGATTTTCATACGCAAACAGCTGATCGTGCTGTAGGAGACAATGAATTAGTATCAGGATCAATTCTTTACCCTACAAACTCAGGTGTAAAGGAAAATGTGCTCTATCAATCTAAACAAATAGGATCGGTCCTTTACCATTCATTAGAGAATAAAGGCTATGCCAATATAGCTAAATACGATAGTGAAGGAACAGCAACTTCAAATGCTAGAAACCACCTTCCTGCAAATTATGATATCCCGACCTTATTATTTGAGATGAGAGGCTTTACTAACTCTCCTTACCATACGTCAATATCAGGCCAAAAAAGTAACGGGAACCTAATTGAACAAGGCGTTGTAGCAATGAAGTCTGTGCTTGAAGCATCTGCTAATAAATCAATATATGAGGCGGATATCAGTTTTTGGGATGCCCTTGAGGTACAATACAAACTTTACTAA
- a CDS encoding Na+/H+ antiporter NhaC family protein, translating to MEASWLSIIPFLLVIPIAMYTRQVLPGLIVGLLVGSYLANPSLLGGIQTMLTYVVEALIDENNIKIIVFLYAFSGLVGIIKTSGGIKGFVEAASEKVVNKKQALILTYISTIGTFSAPTFRFVTIAPIMKALLKKVKMSTKELGFVIETTATPVIVLIPVATAFVGYMVSVIQISVENEGSSLDPYDLFIRSIPFNFFAFVIILLGIYLSFFHHSQTDAPTEIKDEEPEEDWHNCHPSVSLDLPNKPWNLIIPIILVISLTLFLTWWDGRGEGVNFFQAFIKADVLQAMVVALVITVLLSMIFFLFQRFELSNLIDSFILGGNELMSVIVLLSVVWGLSSVTDDLGLSSFVTENIGWIPHMFLTPLLFLFGAAISYFIGSAWGAWGILMPLGVSLSFAADVNLPLVIGAVFASGSFGAFSSPLSDDTNTIAKILGLTVIDYAHFKLKPALIAAAITAVLYTVIPFLL from the coding sequence ATGGAAGCTAGTTGGCTATCGATCATCCCTTTTTTATTGGTTATTCCTATAGCGATGTATACGAGACAAGTATTGCCCGGTCTAATTGTTGGTTTGCTAGTTGGTTCTTACCTTGCTAATCCGAGTCTTCTGGGTGGCATCCAAACAATGCTTACTTATGTAGTTGAAGCATTGATTGATGAAAACAATATTAAAATCATTGTGTTTCTTTATGCTTTTTCTGGCCTTGTTGGCATCATTAAAACGAGTGGTGGCATTAAAGGGTTTGTTGAAGCTGCGTCTGAGAAGGTTGTGAATAAAAAACAAGCGCTTATTCTTACATATATTTCTACGATCGGTACCTTTAGTGCTCCAACTTTTCGGTTTGTTACCATTGCTCCTATTATGAAAGCGCTCTTGAAAAAAGTAAAAATGTCTACGAAAGAGCTTGGATTTGTGATTGAAACAACAGCAACACCTGTCATTGTTTTAATACCTGTTGCAACGGCCTTTGTTGGATATATGGTATCGGTTATTCAAATTTCGGTGGAGAATGAGGGGAGCTCACTAGACCCGTATGATTTATTCATTCGAAGTATTCCGTTTAACTTTTTTGCCTTTGTGATTATTTTGCTTGGAATCTACTTGAGTTTCTTTCACCATTCCCAAACAGACGCGCCAACAGAAATAAAAGATGAGGAGCCAGAAGAAGATTGGCATAATTGTCATCCATCCGTATCGTTGGATTTACCGAATAAACCTTGGAATTTAATTATCCCGATTATATTGGTCATTAGCCTCACGTTATTTTTAACGTGGTGGGATGGCAGGGGAGAAGGTGTGAATTTTTTTCAAGCGTTTATTAAGGCTGATGTATTGCAAGCGATGGTGGTTGCCTTGGTAATTACTGTTTTGTTGAGTATGATCTTCTTTTTATTTCAGCGTTTTGAACTGTCAAATTTGATAGACAGTTTTATTCTGGGTGGAAATGAATTAATGTCGGTCATTGTCCTATTATCCGTTGTTTGGGGATTATCTTCCGTGACGGATGATTTAGGTTTATCCAGCTTTGTTACGGAAAATATAGGATGGATCCCTCATATGTTTCTCACACCTTTACTGTTCTTGTTCGGGGCTGCTATATCTTACTTTATCGGATCGGCATGGGGAGCGTGGGGGATATTAATGCCTCTAGGTGTTTCTCTTTCCTTTGCTGCAGACGTAAATCTCCCCTTAGTGATTGGAGCCGTGTTTGCTAGTGGCTCTTTCGGGGCGTTTTCTTCTCCATTAAGTGATGACACAAATACAATTGCAAAAATACTCGGGCTAACTGTCATTGACTACGCACACTTTAAGTTAAAACCTGCGCTGATTGCCGCTGCCATTACTGCCGTTCTCTATACTGTTATTCCGTTTTTGTTATGA